CCCGATTCCCGGCCGACCTTTGCGGACGAACCCCACACCGCGCCCGGAATTGGTCCGATGCCGGTGGTGATGACACCGGCAGGGTCAGCCGCTTCGGAGCCCGAACCAAGCGCCGTGTCCGCTACTTCCGCCGTCGAATCCCGCTCGGCTTCGACCCCCGGAGACGAAGGAGCCCAAGCCATGCACGCCCCTGAACCCGCCGTCGAGACCGCGCGCTCCGAGGACCCCACGGCGAGCCCCGCTGAAGCCCGCGCCACGGAAGGATCCGCGAGCGACCAGGACGACGATGACTCGAGCGAGGCTCCGCTCCTGAGTCCCCGCCCGGCCGATGCGACACCGGCAACCCTGCGCGCCGAGCCCGCCTCCGACGCTCCGGACGAAGACGAAGCGAGCCTGGAGGCGGAGCCCGTCCCCCTGAGCAGACCCTCGAAGCGAGTGCCTGCGGTGACACTTCCGTCTGCTCGCCCCATCGAATTTCCCCCGCGAGCTTCCAAGCGATCTCTGGACGAGGTATCCGCGAAATCCGTTTCGAGCCGGGCGCCAGCGCCGGCCAAGGCGTTGACCGAGGACAAACCCATGGCCCCCGCCAAGATCGTACTGATCGTGCTGGGTGCTGCCATTGCGGCGTTCGGCGCGGTCACGGTCGTGCGTAGTCAGCTGAAGCCGGCGCCCGTTGGCGAGACCGCTGCGGTGGCTACCGAGACGGCTCTGCCCGCGGTGTCGAAGCCGGCGGCACCTCCGGCCGTGAAGCTTGCGGTCGAAGATCTGGGCATCGGTCCCGGCACTGCCGTCACGAGCGACAAGGGACTGATCGAGGTTGATATCGGCGAAAAACATCCGATCTACATCGATGGCACGTTCGTCGGGCGCGGACCGCTGAGGAAAGCCCCGGTCATGCCGGGCGCACACGAGGTCGTGATCAAAGCCCCAACGGGTGAGCTGAGCGTGCAGGTAGACGTGAAGGTCGGACGCCGCTCGCGTGTGACTCTGCCGCCCCCGGCGCCCTAGTTTTCGACGCAAAGGGCGACGCGTCCGAAGTTTCGGGGTATGCCCGAGCGCGGTGACCCGACGCCGCGGTCGCTCGCCTCGATGCCGAAAAAAGCCTGGATCGCTGCATTTTGCCTGAGCGTGCTGCCCGTGGGCTGTGATCGCGATGCAGCGGTGCAACCAGCGGCGGGCTCTCCAAGTGCCGCCACTTCTGCCTCCGCCGCGAACGCGCCGGCGCCGGCGCCCCGGGAAAAGGACGACCTGATCGGCCGGCTCCAGGGCTGCGAGATCCGCCACCGCGGTCTGCTCCTGGACTTCGGCACCCGGGCCGCCCGCGCACGCCGGGCTTTTCGCAGTGAGCCTTTCGAAGACACCATCGACGCGGAGCGCGAGGGCGCGACCGTCGCGCGCGTGATGGTTCCGCGACTTTCCTACGAACTGTCCCTGGATGAACCTCACGACGAAATCGAGGTCTCACTGCGCGTTCGTCCCGGGGTTGCCCGGTCGGTGTCGGCGAGTTTCGGAGATCGGCGCCTGGGTTCGGCGAGACTGACGGGCCCCGACACCCGGACGGTCACGTTCCCCGTCGTCAAATCGCCGACGGCGGCAGGCCGCTACACACTGACTCTGAGCTTCTCCGGTCGGCCCCGCGGTTCCACCGATGCCCTGGCCGAGATCGATTGGGTTCGCCTGGGCGCTCCAGACGACGGCGGCGGCAACTACGCGGCGCCGACGCTGCGCGACATCGTCACCGACGCGGCGCTCGACGGTGTCCCCCGTCGGGCGATTGCGCTGCGCGCGCCGGCTTCCGTGCGCTGCCCGGTGCTCTTGTCACCCGACGCGCAGCTCCGCGCGGACCTGGGGTTCTGGGGCGACGGCAAGGGATCGCTCGACGTGCGAATCGTCGCCGATGGTGTGGCTCCCACGGTGATCGCCGAACGCAAGCTGGTTGGCGGGCAAGGCGCGACCTGGACGCCGCTCAACCTGAACCTGAAGGAGTATTCGGGCCGCGTCGTCGCCCTGGAGTTGCGCGCACTCGAAACCACACGCGGCGGAAGGGTGCTGTTCGGCGATCCGGCGGTGGTGCGAGCGGTCGAGGGCACACGCGTGCCAGAGGCTTCGACGGTGGTGTTGTTCATTTCTGCGGGGACCGACCGACGCCTGATTCCGCCGTGGGGACCGAGTGCCGGAATGCCAGCGCTCAGTGAGCTCAGCCGCGCGAGCGCCGCGTTCAGCGTGTATCGCACTCCGGCCACAGTGCCCGCGGCTGTCGTGGGCAGCCTGCTGACGGCCGAGTCCCCGCCGGTGCACGCGCTCGAGGA
The genomic region above belongs to Myxococcales bacterium and contains:
- a CDS encoding sulfatase-like hydrolase/transferase; amino-acid sequence: MPERGDPTPRSLASMPKKAWIAAFCLSVLPVGCDRDAAVQPAAGSPSAATSASAANAPAPAPREKDDLIGRLQGCEIRHRGLLLDFGTRAARARRAFRSEPFEDTIDAEREGATVARVMVPRLSYELSLDEPHDEIEVSLRVRPGVARSVSASFGDRRLGSARLTGPDTRTVTFPVVKSPTAAGRYTLTLSFSGRPRGSTDALAEIDWVRLGAPDDGGGNYAAPTLRDIVTDAALDGVPRRAIALRAPASVRCPVLLSPDAQLRADLGFWGDGKGSLDVRIVADGVAPTVIAERKLVGGQGATWTPLNLNLKEYSGRVVALELRALETTRGGRVLFGDPAVVRAVEGTRVPEASTVVLFISAGTDRRLIPPWGPSAGMPALSELSRASAAFSVYRTPATVPAAVVGSLLTAESPPVHALEDPAARLPKVARVLGELLKEASGRSAMFTGAPSTFAAFGFDAGWDRYEAVSPVHDAPATQSITSATRWLGDELGAGEAGRRLLVIHARGAHPPWDVTREEAALLPPEEYGGALEPRRGGLILARLRAQRKQHKKLGDEDWVRLRALVTAGLAKQDIALGELIAMLKKKGKWDSTLFVFVGDVSPGAAPELPFDPAGELSEERLLVPLLVKFPGGKFAAKEVQTPVTAVDVAATVLRALHLRARESVDLFAAAEGFEPLLGRGLVASLGDRYTTRLGSWLLRGTLGKTPTLCQLDVDPSCVTDAFPSKPIAGWAAWQWTFDAFSDGTARRIAPREPASIDPDTGAALTVWGDI